The Vitis riparia cultivar Riparia Gloire de Montpellier isolate 1030 chromosome 3, EGFV_Vit.rip_1.0, whole genome shotgun sequence genome segment AGTACCATTCTCCTCAAGAGCATGGAGTTCAGCTTTCATAGCCTACTGCCATTTCGGAATCATAGTAGCTTGAGTGTAAGAAGTTGGCTCAACATGAGAAGAAATGGCATGGACGAGAGCACGATGTGAGGGGGAAAGTTTGTCATAACCGAGAACACCAAAGAGTAGATATAAGGTAGATGTGGAGGCAAGTGTGGTGGAATAAAAGTGGTAGTCTTGAAGATAAGTTGGTGGTTTAGTTACACGAGTTGGCCAAGAAGTAGAAGAAACAGGGGACTCAGTGGAAGCGGCTggattaaaattagtaaaagaaagaaaaggtgaaCGAAAGGTGTTGGCATGGGATGATGAAAGGACACTGTCATAAAGAAAATCAGAAATGGGAGATGGCAAGTCGTTGGATTGAAAAGGAAATGATGTTTCATGAAAGATAACATCCCTAATAATATATATGGCATTAGTGGAAAGATTTAACAATTTATAACCTTTGTAACCCAGTGGATACCCAAGAAATATTGAAGGAATGGATCTAGGTGAGAGTTTGGTACAATGACATGCTAGTGTAGAACCATAACATAGACATCCAAAGACACGAAGATGACTATATGAGGGGACTCAATtgtacaaaatttcaaatgggGTTTTGTTGGAAAGAATGAGAGATGGAATTCTATTTATGAGATAAGTAGCAGTTAAAATGCAATCACCCCAATAAGCTAGAGGAATATTGGATTGAAACAGTAATGCTCCGGCCACATTCCAAAGGTGTTGATGCTTACGCTCTACCACAAAaattttgttgaggagtgtcAACACATGAGTGGAATGGAAAAATCCCCTTTTTACAAAACTAATCTGAAAAAGCAAGTTTGGGTGCATTATCACTACGAACTGATTTAATGTTGGTCCCAAATTGTGTGTGAATGAGAgtataaaatgaagaaaaatactaTTGACATCAGATTTTGATTTCAACAAGTACACCCAAGCAAAGCGAGAATAATTATCCACAATTGTCAGAAAATATCGAAAACCATCATGTGTTGGTAAATGAAAAGCACCCCATATGTCTATATGCAACAAATCAAAGGGACATTGTGAAACAAAATTGGAAATAGGAAAGGGCAACTGCTTTTGCTTAGCCAAATGACAAATAGAGCAATGAGGTGAACGATCAACAATATGCTtgaaattcaatataattttcaacaaattaAGTCTTACATAGGAAGGGTGGCCTAAACGAGTATGCCAAAGTCCATGATCAGTCTTAGAAACATTATTACAAAGACCTGAGGTGCGAGCTAGTGTGGGAAAAAGATTGGCTGGATCTAAAACATAGAGATTGCCATTGCCCCTACCCATCCCAATCATCTGCTCCTGCATATGGTCctgaataaaataagatttagaCTCAAATTTGACAGAGCAACAATGAGACTGAGTGAGACCACTAATTGAATTGATGTTGAATCAAAATTATTGAACATACAAGACATTTTCAACAGTGAAATGGTTAAATAACTCGACTGATCCTATATGAGTAATAGTAACAGATTCACCAGTGGGAAGAGTAACGCTTGAAGAGAAAAAATTCTTGAACAAATCGAGGGAGCAACAGACATGGTGTGTTGCCCTAGTATCCAAAACCCAGGAATTATGATGGAATGAATtataagaagaagagaaagtCAATTTACTACTGAAACTAGAAACCGAGGGACCATCCTGTTGTTGTGATTCTACAATGGCAGGTGAGCTATGTTGTAGTTGTGAACTCAAAAGGGCGATTAGTTGTTGGCACTAACTAGGGGAGAGACTGTTGAGCGTCATATCTGTGGTTCCTAAGTCATCAGAGACAATAAAAGTGGCCTGATTAGCTTGGGTCTGGCCCAATTGAGTCTTGGATCTAGGCTTGTAGCCAGGTGGGTATCCATGCAATTTGTAGCAACGATCAATGGTATGACCCTGGAGTCCACAATGGCTACATTGAGGTCGCTCACGTTTTCCCTTCGGAGCTGAATTCCCAGTATGAACATTAACCAAAGCAAAACCTACATCACCCAGATGAAGAGGCTCCGAAAAAGATGAAATTCCATTGTTGATAGATCGTTGTCGTTCTTCATGGATAACCAATGCAAAAACCTTTGAGACAGGTGGAAGAGACTCCATCATTAAAATTTGACCCCTTGTCTGGGCATAGGAATCATTTAAGCCTATTAAAACTGAATCACATTCTCTTGCTGTTGATATTCTAACCATGCTTGTAAACTTCCACAATGACAAATCGGTAATGGTTGAAAGTTCTTGAGTTCTTCCCAAAGAACCCTGAATCTGGTGTAATAAGTGTTAATGTCAAGAACTCCTTGTTGAAGCGCTATAAGATGTTTCTTGAGTTGAAAAACCCGAGGAGCATTGTTATGCCGAAAACGATCGCGCAGATCGGTCCAGATCTCGGCTATTGTAGCAATATACACCAAGCTATTTGCAGTATCGTTTGAAACGGAGTTGATAATCCACGAGGCTACCATACTGTTGCAGCGATTCCAAGCATTAAAGAGGAGATTGGTTTGAGCTGCACGAGGAATGGTTCCATCAATGAAACCAATCTTGTTCTTTGTTGTTAATGCCATGGCCATAGCTCTGCTCCATGTGTTGTAATTGCTCCCAGTTAAGTGGTGTGAGATAGATGAGTTTGGGATGATCACCATTGTGAAGAAAAAAGGGCTACTCACATCCTCCATTGCTGACACTTCAGATGATCCAATCACAACTTGTTAATTGAGTTGATTACCCCgagccataaaaaaaaatcagagaatgAGCAAAAGGAATTGCTCTGATACAATATTACTGGTTTTACCAAAAGGAAGGAataaaagggagagaaaacAGAGTGAATGCACTAATTCTTTGATTCTCAACCTCTCAACCGAATAAAGCCAAAAGACTAGTTTATATGGGAGTCAGAGTAACAAACCGTAACCAACTCTTAgcttagaaaaagaaaaaaaaaacaaagaaagaaaaataacaaccaAAGGGTAATAATAATCAAGGGTAATACCAGCATGCTCTTATAGGGTCCTCAGGGTGGGAGCCATGGAAGACGATGTAGTGTATGCATCTGGTCAGGGGGCCATTTCGCGTCTCCTGGGTAGAAAGCATAATGGGTGCCTATATTGAGATGGTGATGGCCATGGGGGTTGATAGTGTTTGAGCCAGGAGGGTGGTCTGGGATGCCACATCTTGGCCTGGACATCTGCGTGCTGTCAGAGACTCAAGAATGTCTAGGATTTCGGTGGGGTTCAGATGGTAAAAGGTCTGGAAGACTTTAATGGCAGACTCCAAGGCATCATCAAACTCATCAGTGTTGGTTTGGGAATAATGGGTAGAGCTCAGGTATCCGTAACGTTGAAGGTACTGCTTCACCTTCCGGATGCCTTCCATTTTGTCTCCCTTTTTAGACCCCTCCAGATGCTTGAAAGACCTAAAGCTCTCCAGCTTGAAGGACCCAAAGGGGGAAGTTGCCCgagaaaggaaaggaaggaggaggaggaagagagaagaaagaacAAAATAGAGCAAGAAAGAAACTACAGGGGACCAGGCGCCATAGCTGACCACCTTGGCATTAATTACAACACTTCAGTTAGGTGTATTTATGAACATTccttaaaaaattatggaaggtgaATAATCTGTACTGTAGTCTGtcttaatttcttaattaatcCAATTAACATTCTCCCAAAGTTACCATATATGGATTTGGTCCGAGGATATTCATATTCAATGCTAGATTTCAATATCAGTGGAAAGGAAAACTAACCAACCAGGCGATTGGGGAGCCTCGTGAAAGGAAAAGATGAgattttttccttgttttcttctttttcttgtttgttcATTTCACAAATTATCAAAAAAGTTCCCATTCGAGACTCACTACAGGTTTTGAAGATTGGATGAGATTCCTCcataatttttccttttgggAATTTGTGAAGCAGTCAAAGATTTGGGAACGGTCgtggaaatgaagaaaatgaaaatcaatgtaCCAATTTTTAGGTAAGAGAATTGTTAAAACTTTCAACTCAACTTTGTctcatccatcattttttctccttttttttttttttttcatcttttttttattttttccctctttCCCTATAAtacatactaaaaaaaaaaaaaagagagaagtgAAGAAGGGGTATGTAGCTAGGCACTGAAAGGGCAAAAGTACTGTGTTGTGCAgcacttttgaaaatttcaaactttcttGCTAAGGAATTGAAACATAGAGCCTATGAAGACCATTGAAACCAGAGATATTCAGGagaatttgtttattatttcattGATTATCAAAGGTATTTCCTGGTTAAAGTATACTAAAGAAGCTATCAAGGTAATGGAGGCACAAATTTACAACAAGTTCTTAAGGGTACTGATGCAAAACCTGTAACTTGAAGACCAAAAGGTGGAATCATTAATTTTTCACCCATTTTGTTGCAGCAACAAAAACAGAATTTCCTTGATGACCTCCATCGATTCCCTTGCTATTGGGTTGGGGAAAATGATACTTTATGctctcattattcaaatatacaaaaatgagaCTAATTTAATACgaaaattaaatagtttcaaTTACTGTGTTGAAAAATATGTGAGATCTGttttgataaatcaaatttaaattcaaaattttttgaggaaaaaaagaaaaaaatttgtattccatgaataaaaactaaagatttcaagtgattacaagtatTAAAGGTAATATTTTTGAGTAGATGAGGTGCTTAcacaaaaaaggaaagattgtaataatgtatttttttttaaaaaaataaatagtgaatatgaatatatataaatttatttttttttctttctcttttttatcctttttgtaAGAGtgtcaaaaatctaatttagtAAATTGCAtgtgaattgaattgaattttagaatgtagaatgaaatttcatttttttcatttttaaaatttgtattcaatttaagagaataaaaaatttacataacATTCCCTTTGTGAAACACATCCACCTAACATTTCCCTACATCTACTTCATTTTTTTGGTAATGGATTATTAATATGAAATGACAAAATTATCACTTTCTTTaaccttttaatcttatttattcAAACCCTAACCcccttttttaatttcattttttcttctttatttccttctcatccttaaaaaaaaaaaaaaaagaaaggaaacaagatgaaagaaagaaaaatggagttaAGAAGAGTTAAGTtgtattagttttttaattgaataaaaaaacataaaatatttgatttttatctatTAAGTTAAAGACGATTTCTTGATATCACTCAATATAATTAAAGAgaatttattatcaataaattcaatttagttatattagttaatatcaatatattatttttaactaaataaaaaagtcaaaatatttaatttttttttattcaatcaaaaaataaaacaccatCTTGAATTAAAGATGAAGAGAATGTTAGTTTTGTTATTTCacacttatattttatttaaaaaggaaaaaggaagatgGATAAAGGGTAAAGTTTaggaaaaaacaattcttttgaaTCAAATgcgggaaaaaaagaagaaaactctTTGGTTGATTTATCCTATATAATGTGTTTATGGTGAGTCATTAATTCTAATAATTTGCTTTATTGCTTTCCAAAAATGAATAACattgaattattttctaataaaaaaattatcctttcATGATAACCcattgtttaataaataaaatatggtaATTTATATAACCCAAAATGATAGtaatatttccaaaataatatttgattttaaatataagtaAGACCACAAGTAATCATCCCACATAAATTTgagaaagaatgaaagaaaaaaacaaaaaaaaaaaaaaaaacaaaaatgaaattaaaaagaaagggTGTTTGCTAAACcgattaataacttaatttaaatcattcaataaattaagtatgtttgataaaataatttaatggtatgacttaaagtaaaaaataacttttaagtaataagtaaaaataattcacttattcttaaatcaatatatttattttacctttttaccatAATTTATTCTAATCATATTAATGACATCTTTTGCTACTCCATGACCTCTATTATTATTAGATTCTTTACTCCATTTCTAATTTATAGAgataaatatgtttatttgaTGATtcagaatatattttaaattaatttaatcaaataattttaatacttaaaataaaaattaagaaataagttttaagttaataacttaattataatttaatttaaagttaacttaaataTTAGGTTTTATAAAATAGAACCATAGTTTGAATGAAGTTAAAAGATGGAGATGATGATAGTTTTGTTATTTCATGATTATACTTGTGGGGAAAGTttgaattgtgaaaaaaaagaatgaagaaaagtctttgtttaatcatatctcTAGTAATAAggctttttattcttttattcagATGGAGAGTACGGCAATACTTCgtcttttattctttaattcattTGCAGCAGAGAAATATCTAAGATATTCCCAAGGAAGAGAAGCTGATATCCGATTGATCAGCTGTATCTAACTCTAATGCCATCGATATCATCCTGAGCCAATTTCTTGGTCACTCCATCTTCAAAAAATGCGTACATGAGGGCCTCCTTATATTGGCTGTGTGCAAGTCCTAGAATATGACCTATTTCATGAGTAGCAACAGTTTCCAGATCGTAAGAACCAGGAACTGCACCAACTGCCCACGAATCGTCCTCATCCAAAATTATGGTTGCGTCAGTATATGATGGGGCGGCGGAACCCAGGGTTCCTCCAGGGCCATCACGGTGGCCGAACGTAACTCGGAGTACAGCACGTGATTCCTCTCGAACCCTTTCGAAGGTGAACTTTGAAACAGCAGCCCATGCGTTGAAACCGTTTGTAATTGGTTGCTCAGGTTGGGAGCCAGGGAACACTGCGTAGTGGATATGCATCTGATCAGGGGGCCATTTTACGCTCAATATAAAAGCATAATTAGGGTTGATAGTACTGTTTGAGTTTGGGGGGTGGTCCGGGAACGCACATCTTGGCTTGGACATCAGCGTGGCTGTTGGGGCGTCTAGGGTTCCAGTGGAGTTCAGATGGTAGAAGGTCTGAAAGGCTTTGAGGGAAGACTCCAAGGCATCGTCGAAATCATCACTACCCATCTGGGAATAATGGGTAGAGCTCAAGTAGCCATAGCGTTGAAGGTACTGCTTCACCTTCTGGATGCCTTCCCTTTTGTCTCCCTTTTTGGATCCCTCCAGATGGTTAAAAGACCCAAAGCTCTCCAGATGCCCGAAAGGCCCGACGCGTGAGGGGCCTGAGGAAGTTGCCTGAGAAAGGAAtgggaggaggagagaagaaagaATGAAGGAGAGCATGAGAGAAACTCTAGGCGCCATGGTTGACAACTCGTGCTTTCCTTCACTCCAATGAGGTGTTTTAATAATCTGTATTGTAAACTGTCTTAATTACCGAATTAAGATTCTCACAACATTATTACCATATTTGGACTTGGTTGAGAATATGAATTCAATGCCAagatttcctttcttcttctcttttttgttgAGCAAATTAccacatcaattttttttcctttccagaaaagaaaagaaaagaaaaaagtataattttgttttaggaaagaaaagaaaagaataattgactttatatatatatatatatatatatatatatatatatataaatttaatttttttcctttttttcccctttttgtaaaagtggaaaaaaatctaatttaataaCGCCCATGCATGTGAATTGAATTTTAGAACGTAGAAAgaaatattaacttttattcCCTTCtgatccttttaaaaaaataaattcaaataatggTCGTACTTGGTACTAAAAGGGCAATTGTGCCTTGACCACTACCACATATATC includes the following:
- the LOC117911543 gene encoding metalloendoproteinase 1-like, with amino-acid sequence MAPRVSLMLSFILSSLLLPFLSQATSSGPSRVGPFGHLESFGSFNHLEGSKKGDKREGIQKVKQYLQRYGYLSSTHYSQMGSDDFDDALESSLKAFQTFYHLNSTGTLDAPTATLMSKPRCAFPDHPPNSNSTINPNYAFILSVKWPPDQMHIHYAVFPGSQPEQPITNGFNAWAAVSKFTFERVREESRAVLRVTFGHRDGPGGTLGSAAPSYTDATIILDEDDSWAVGAVPGSYDLETVATHEIGHILGLAHSQYKEALMYAFFEDGVTKKLAQDDIDGIRVRYS